A portion of the Cryptomeria japonica chromosome 5, Sugi_1.0, whole genome shotgun sequence genome contains these proteins:
- the LOC131875920 gene encoding uncharacterized protein LOC131875920: MVVRLAEIMELEEAREAAFTALQDRQEVVKRWFNSKKSSDVIFSPEDLVLKYNERMAKPGQHAKFDCLWESPFCIRGCKGFNAFELEDMNGDPFSISVNGFHPKPYY; this comes from the coding sequence ATGGTCGTAAGGCTAGCGGAGATTATGGAGTTAGAGGAAGCAAGGGAAGCCGCCTTCACAGCCCTTCAAGACAGGCAAGAAGTTGTAAAAAGGTGGTTCAATAGTAAAAAGAGTTCCGATGTGATTTTCTCCCCCGAAGACCTCGTTCTGAAGTACAATGAGAGAATGGCAAAACCAGGTCAGCACGCCAAGTTCGACTGCCTATGGGAGAGTCCTTTCTGCATTAGAGGATGTAAGGGTTTCAACGCTTTCGAGTTAGAGGACATGAATGGAGACCCCTTCTCCATCTCAGTCAACGGTTTTCATCCTAAGCCTTACTATTAA